In one Aquila chrysaetos chrysaetos chromosome 24, bAquChr1.4, whole genome shotgun sequence genomic region, the following are encoded:
- the HMGA1 gene encoding high mobility group protein HMG-I/HMG-Y isoform X4 produces the protein MSESSAKSSQPLASKGEKDVSEKRGRGRPRKKPQQEPSEAPTPKRPRGRPKGSKNKATPKGRVGGWGRGLLRPKSRALGRRKAAVTPGRKPRGRPKKSQQDEEEVNISQESSEEEQ, from the exons ATGAGTGAATCCAGCGCCAAATCCAGCCAGCCTCTGGCCTCCAAAGGGGAGAAGGACGTGTCGGAGAagaggggccgggggcggcccAGGAAGAAGCCGCAG CAGGAGCCCAGCGAGGCCCCGACCCCCAAGAGACCCCGCGGACGGCCGAAGGGCAGTAAAAACAAGGCCACCCCAAAAGGCAGGGTAGGTGGCTGGGGACGGGGGCTGCTCCGGCCAAAGAGCCGTGCGCTGGGACGACGG AAAGCTGCAGTCACACCAGGGAGAAAACCTCGAGGCCGACCCAAAAAATCG cagcaggacgAGGAGGAGGTGAACATTTCCCAGGAGTCATCCGAGGAGGAGCAGTGA
- the HMGA1 gene encoding high mobility group protein HMG-I/HMG-Y isoform X10, whose translation MSESSAKSSQPLASKGEKDVSEKRGRGRPRKKPQEPSEAPTPKRPRGRPKGSKNKATPKGRKAAVTPGRKPRGRPKKSQQDEEEVNISQESSEEEQ comes from the exons ATGAGTGAATCCAGCGCCAAATCCAGCCAGCCTCTGGCCTCCAAAGGGGAGAAGGACGTGTCGGAGAagaggggccgggggcggcccAGGAAGAAGCCGCAG GAGCCCAGCGAGGCCCCGACCCCCAAGAGACCCCGCGGACGGCCGAAGGGCAGTAAAAACAAGGCCACCCCAAAAGGCAGG AAAGCTGCAGTCACACCAGGGAGAAAACCTCGAGGCCGACCCAAAAAATCG cagcaggacgAGGAGGAGGTGAACATTTCCCAGGAGTCATCCGAGGAGGAGCAGTGA
- the HMGA1 gene encoding high mobility group protein HMG-I/HMG-Y isoform X3: protein MAGTGTGQRTMSESSAKSSQPLASKGEKDVSEKRGRGRPRKKPQQEPSEAPTPKRPRGRPKGSKNKATPKGRVGGWGRGLLRPKSRALGRRKAAVTPGRKPRGRPKKSQDEEEVNISQESSEEEQ from the exons ATGGCGGGGACTGGCACGGGCCAAAG GACGATGAGTGAATCCAGCGCCAAATCCAGCCAGCCTCTGGCCTCCAAAGGGGAGAAGGACGTGTCGGAGAagaggggccgggggcggcccAGGAAGAAGCCGCAG CAGGAGCCCAGCGAGGCCCCGACCCCCAAGAGACCCCGCGGACGGCCGAAGGGCAGTAAAAACAAGGCCACCCCAAAAGGCAGGGTAGGTGGCTGGGGACGGGGGCTGCTCCGGCCAAAGAGCCGTGCGCTGGGACGACGG AAAGCTGCAGTCACACCAGGGAGAAAACCTCGAGGCCGACCCAAAAAATCG caggacgAGGAGGAGGTGAACATTTCCCAGGAGTCATCCGAGGAGGAGCAGTGA
- the HMGA1 gene encoding high mobility group protein HMG-I/HMG-Y isoform X7, producing the protein MAGTGTGQRTMSESSAKSSQPLASKGEKDVSEKRGRGRPRKKPQEPSEAPTPKRPRGRPKGSKNKATPKGRKAAVTPGRKPRGRPKKSQQDEEEVNISQESSEEEQ; encoded by the exons ATGGCGGGGACTGGCACGGGCCAAAG GACGATGAGTGAATCCAGCGCCAAATCCAGCCAGCCTCTGGCCTCCAAAGGGGAGAAGGACGTGTCGGAGAagaggggccgggggcggcccAGGAAGAAGCCGCAG GAGCCCAGCGAGGCCCCGACCCCCAAGAGACCCCGCGGACGGCCGAAGGGCAGTAAAAACAAGGCCACCCCAAAAGGCAGG AAAGCTGCAGTCACACCAGGGAGAAAACCTCGAGGCCGACCCAAAAAATCG cagcaggacgAGGAGGAGGTGAACATTTCCCAGGAGTCATCCGAGGAGGAGCAGTGA
- the HMGA1 gene encoding high mobility group protein HMG-I/HMG-Y isoform X1 — MAGTGTGQRTMSESSAKSSQPLASKGEKDVSEKRGRGRPRKKPQQEPSEAPTPKRPRGRPKGSKNKATPKGRVGGWGRGLLRPKSRALGRRKAAVTPGRKPRGRPKKSQQDEEEVNISQESSEEEQ; from the exons ATGGCGGGGACTGGCACGGGCCAAAG GACGATGAGTGAATCCAGCGCCAAATCCAGCCAGCCTCTGGCCTCCAAAGGGGAGAAGGACGTGTCGGAGAagaggggccgggggcggcccAGGAAGAAGCCGCAG CAGGAGCCCAGCGAGGCCCCGACCCCCAAGAGACCCCGCGGACGGCCGAAGGGCAGTAAAAACAAGGCCACCCCAAAAGGCAGGGTAGGTGGCTGGGGACGGGGGCTGCTCCGGCCAAAGAGCCGTGCGCTGGGACGACGG AAAGCTGCAGTCACACCAGGGAGAAAACCTCGAGGCCGACCCAAAAAATCG cagcaggacgAGGAGGAGGTGAACATTTCCCAGGAGTCATCCGAGGAGGAGCAGTGA
- the HMGA1 gene encoding high mobility group protein HMG-I/HMG-Y isoform X2, with protein sequence MAGTGTGQRTMSESSAKSSQPLASKGEKDVSEKRGRGRPRKKPQEPSEAPTPKRPRGRPKGSKNKATPKGRVGGWGRGLLRPKSRALGRRKAAVTPGRKPRGRPKKSQQDEEEVNISQESSEEEQ encoded by the exons ATGGCGGGGACTGGCACGGGCCAAAG GACGATGAGTGAATCCAGCGCCAAATCCAGCCAGCCTCTGGCCTCCAAAGGGGAGAAGGACGTGTCGGAGAagaggggccgggggcggcccAGGAAGAAGCCGCAG GAGCCCAGCGAGGCCCCGACCCCCAAGAGACCCCGCGGACGGCCGAAGGGCAGTAAAAACAAGGCCACCCCAAAAGGCAGGGTAGGTGGCTGGGGACGGGGGCTGCTCCGGCCAAAGAGCCGTGCGCTGGGACGACGG AAAGCTGCAGTCACACCAGGGAGAAAACCTCGAGGCCGACCCAAAAAATCG cagcaggacgAGGAGGAGGTGAACATTTCCCAGGAGTCATCCGAGGAGGAGCAGTGA
- the HMGA1 gene encoding high mobility group protein HMG-I/HMG-Y isoform X9, with amino-acid sequence MSESSAKSSQPLASKGEKDVSEKRGRGRPRKKPQQEPSEAPTPKRPRGRPKGSKNKATPKGRKAAVTPGRKPRGRPKKSQQDEEEVNISQESSEEEQ; translated from the exons ATGAGTGAATCCAGCGCCAAATCCAGCCAGCCTCTGGCCTCCAAAGGGGAGAAGGACGTGTCGGAGAagaggggccgggggcggcccAGGAAGAAGCCGCAG CAGGAGCCCAGCGAGGCCCCGACCCCCAAGAGACCCCGCGGACGGCCGAAGGGCAGTAAAAACAAGGCCACCCCAAAAGGCAGG AAAGCTGCAGTCACACCAGGGAGAAAACCTCGAGGCCGACCCAAAAAATCG cagcaggacgAGGAGGAGGTGAACATTTCCCAGGAGTCATCCGAGGAGGAGCAGTGA
- the HMGA1 gene encoding high mobility group protein HMG-I/HMG-Y isoform X5: MSESSAKSSQPLASKGEKDVSEKRGRGRPRKKPQEPSEAPTPKRPRGRPKGSKNKATPKGRVGGWGRGLLRPKSRALGRRKAAVTPGRKPRGRPKKSQQDEEEVNISQESSEEEQ; this comes from the exons ATGAGTGAATCCAGCGCCAAATCCAGCCAGCCTCTGGCCTCCAAAGGGGAGAAGGACGTGTCGGAGAagaggggccgggggcggcccAGGAAGAAGCCGCAG GAGCCCAGCGAGGCCCCGACCCCCAAGAGACCCCGCGGACGGCCGAAGGGCAGTAAAAACAAGGCCACCCCAAAAGGCAGGGTAGGTGGCTGGGGACGGGGGCTGCTCCGGCCAAAGAGCCGTGCGCTGGGACGACGG AAAGCTGCAGTCACACCAGGGAGAAAACCTCGAGGCCGACCCAAAAAATCG cagcaggacgAGGAGGAGGTGAACATTTCCCAGGAGTCATCCGAGGAGGAGCAGTGA
- the HMGA1 gene encoding high mobility group protein HMG-I/HMG-Y isoform X6, with the protein MAGTGTGQRTMSESSAKSSQPLASKGEKDVSEKRGRGRPRKKPQQEPSEAPTPKRPRGRPKGSKNKATPKGRKAAVTPGRKPRGRPKKSQQDEEEVNISQESSEEEQ; encoded by the exons ATGGCGGGGACTGGCACGGGCCAAAG GACGATGAGTGAATCCAGCGCCAAATCCAGCCAGCCTCTGGCCTCCAAAGGGGAGAAGGACGTGTCGGAGAagaggggccgggggcggcccAGGAAGAAGCCGCAG CAGGAGCCCAGCGAGGCCCCGACCCCCAAGAGACCCCGCGGACGGCCGAAGGGCAGTAAAAACAAGGCCACCCCAAAAGGCAGG AAAGCTGCAGTCACACCAGGGAGAAAACCTCGAGGCCGACCCAAAAAATCG cagcaggacgAGGAGGAGGTGAACATTTCCCAGGAGTCATCCGAGGAGGAGCAGTGA
- the HMGA1 gene encoding high mobility group protein HMG-I/HMG-Y isoform X8 — translation MAGTGTGQRTMSESSAKSSQPLASKGEKDVSEKRGRGRPRKKPQQEPSEAPTPKRPRGRPKGSKNKATPKGRKAAVTPGRKPRGRPKKSQDEEEVNISQESSEEEQ, via the exons ATGGCGGGGACTGGCACGGGCCAAAG GACGATGAGTGAATCCAGCGCCAAATCCAGCCAGCCTCTGGCCTCCAAAGGGGAGAAGGACGTGTCGGAGAagaggggccgggggcggcccAGGAAGAAGCCGCAG CAGGAGCCCAGCGAGGCCCCGACCCCCAAGAGACCCCGCGGACGGCCGAAGGGCAGTAAAAACAAGGCCACCCCAAAAGGCAGG AAAGCTGCAGTCACACCAGGGAGAAAACCTCGAGGCCGACCCAAAAAATCG caggacgAGGAGGAGGTGAACATTTCCCAGGAGTCATCCGAGGAGGAGCAGTGA
- the SMIM29 gene encoding small integral membrane protein 29, whose translation MSNTTAPTAPGTVGDSLVGYVLGPFLLVTLLGTLLAAVMYVQKKRRFDRLRHRLLPMYSYDPAEELQESEQELLVEAEDTRVVPGWGGPSPHRPPRGDWKA comes from the exons ATGAGCAACACCACGGCCCCCACGGCCCCGGGTACGGTGGGCGACTCGCTGGTGGGCTACGTCCTGGGACCCTTCCTCCTCGTCACCCTCCTCGGCACCCTCCTGGCTGCG GTGATGTACGTCCAGAAGAAGCGGAGG TTTGACCGCCTGCGCCACCGGCTGCTGCCCATGTACAGCTACGACCCGGCCGAGGAGCTGCAGGAATccgagcaggagctgctggtggaggCGGAGGACACCCGG GTGgtgccgggctgggggggacccTCGCCCCATCGGCCCCCGCGCGGGGACTGGAAGGCCTGA